A window of the Corythoichthys intestinalis isolate RoL2023-P3 chromosome 6, ASM3026506v1, whole genome shotgun sequence genome harbors these coding sequences:
- the LOC130917872 gene encoding uncharacterized protein LOC130917872, with protein sequence MLLLVKISPRMSRKVTIPEVPESVEELQNILKEKLELQGSFALQYEDPDFNNAPCNLIDIHDLPPERAILHILWDETFPLVQQESDSVGSESSLDTASLSSRESFQSPSAFIRNHLRSVSGWPSPFPIPSFSYDVELRLRKGNEAYERTKKGITLTRDMKIDILDKIAQAVFELKAYPDHDQIESVASALIGRHPCLREPGNETGYGGWKTSIKYKLGNYRSKLRQAGCTEVSINQRKRGSEDASTGPSLKRAKRGEINHLPDHPENYNDDSLENERLVLVEDFKRKNKDVALIRQNMELTFSLRRREIVELQPMVSEILERWPALFCEEEIREEFYRITNRNLLENFKEALQQNTCRLLKLYRARRTASLSEMDQVLNSLDQVTSDITAHRQTAALKGLPLYLRESQEKLFRTCLATDPDEEQTKGLTVGILTVLEDDDTTVPQSVVSVAVVVEEEIVLQDLPDLPTAFAYLFGLIYALNIQYPKDLRYTFETVQKVFMELGADLSARVRSLKNKLLQ encoded by the exons ATGCTGCTGTTAGTAAAAATCTCCCCACGAATGTCCCGTAAAGTGACGATTCCTGAGGTACCTGAATCAGTTGAAGAATTGCAAAACATCCTTAAGGAAAAACTTGAACTTCAAGGTAGCTTCGCGTTACAATATGAGGACCCAGACTTCAATAATGCTCCGTGTAATTTGATTGACATCCATGATTTGCCACCTGAGCGTGCGATATTGCACATTCTTTGGGATGAGACATTTCCACTTGTTCAGCAAGAGTCAGACTCTGTTGGTTCAGAGTCTTCCCTGGACACAGCCAGTTTATCCAGCAGAGAGTCATTCCAGAGTCCCTCAGCTTTCATCAGGAACCATCTGCGAAGTGTCTCAGGGTGGCCTTCACCTTTTCCCATCCCGTCCTTCTCCTACGATGTGGAGTTGAGGCTGCGCAAAGgcaatgaggcatatgaaagaaCGAAGAAAGGTATCACCTTAACCAGAGACATgaagatagacattttggacaagATCGCTCAGGCAGTGTTTGAACTGAAAGCCTATCCTGATCATGACCAGATTGAGTCAGTTGCTTCTGCTCTCATCGGTAGACATCCATGCCTTCGAGAACCAGGCAATGAAACTGGATATGGCGGATGGAAAACAAGCATAAAATACAAACTTGGTAATTACAGGTCCAAGCTGCGTCAGGCAGGCTGTACTGAGGTTAGCATTAACCAGAGGAAGAGGGGCAGTGAAGATGCAAGCACAGGTCCTTCTCTGAAGAGAGCAAAGAGAGGCGAAATTAACCATCTCCCTGACCATCCAGAAAATTATAATGATGACTCACTGGAGAATGAAAGACTGGTTCTAGTTGAGGATTTCAAGAGGAAGAACAAGGATGTTGCACTCATCAGACAAAATATGGAGCTGACTTTCTCCCTGAGGCGCAGGGAGATCGTGGAGTTGCAACCTATGGTTTCAGAGATACTGGAACGTTGGCCTGCTCTATTTTGTGAGGAAGAG ATTAGAGAAGAGTTTTATCGGATCACAAATAGAAACCTCCTGGAGAACTTTAAAGAAGCCCTCCAACAAAACACCTGTAGGCTCCTGAAACTCTATCGAGCGAGAAGGACAGCTTCTCTGTCAGAGATGGATCAGGTCCTTAACAGCTTGGATCAAGTG ACATCTGACATCACTGCACATCGacaaactgcagctttaaagGGCCTTCCCTTGTATCTCCGTGAGAGCCAGGAGAAGCTCTTCAGAACCTGTCTT GCCACTGACCCAGATGAGGAGCAGACGAAGGGCCTCACTGTGGGTATCCTCACTGTGCTGGAGGATGATGACACCACAGTGCCTCAAAGTGTCGTGAGTGTGGCTGTTGTTGTGGAAGAAGAGATTGTCCTTCAAGATCTTCCTGACCTACCAACTGCTTTTGCCTACCTCTTTGGACTGATCTATGCTTTAAACATCCAGTACCCAAAAGATCTCAGGTACACATTCGAAACTGTGCAGAAGGTGTTCATGGAACTTGGAGCAGACCTCTCTGCAAGGGTCAGATCGCTCAAAAACAAACTCCTTCAGTAA
- the LOC130917126 gene encoding uncharacterized protein LOC130917126, which translates to MQCKLCKFTHAVDAVLLKHYRLHHRGSTWPCIHRDCCCTFRTISALKSHLSRLHRTAQRQENLTFQCWLCEYKDICCKKKVLIHLHHHLRRREIVCCPFVGCNFKTNRLNSFTGHTSRNHKKHNLRDFLSPVRVVRDFQSNDPDQPYNDPEAGVSLTCNPRLDSTEKHEPDCVHNVDSKILEHRLASLFLRMQCLLHVSKHAIQEIIDEFSYILSQSKFHTTEILKEVFAKHNIEVEEEVIQEISNTVLEKNPVLVTTSEKGTLSTDYRRNKYFREHFSIIEPTELLYDRTSRKYFVYVSVNQVIELLFNRAEFLEKIVFSEESIPGVNKPKVISKANVEKGTIGGNGHENWSLLRFLPLLIGKSVPEQEPAWEILMDLKEIVEIVVSPVFSEEILHYLEIKLSDHRSLLTDTFPDFSLRPKHHFADHYPYLLRCFGPLVELWTMRFESKHSFFKKTMHDVQNFKNVLLTLSVKHQQMMACQFDSQSLFKPMLHVEKVTDIKISSLDADLHTVIQRKYPHLETVSLSKDIYFHGTRYVEGMILSSGHCSGLPEFYKIVTIVVDPEKVAFVGKKLTSWYLEHFRSYELVESIYADIEIFDPQALNDYHPLVAYTVGGKVLVTPKVCLLH; encoded by the exons ATGCAGTGCAAgttgtgcaagttcacccacgccGTTGATGCTGTTCTGCTGAAACACTATCGACTACATCACAGAGGTTCAACCTGGCCTTGCATCCACAGGGACTGCTGTTGCACTTTTAGaacaattagtgctttgaaatcACACCTTTCGAGATTGCACAGGACTGCCCAAAGGCAAGAGAATTTAACATTCCAATGCTGGTTGTGTGAATACAAGGACATTTGCTGTAAAAAGAAAGTATTAATTCATTTGCATCATCATCTTAGACGCAGAGAGATAGTGTGTTGCCCATTTGTGGGGTGCAACTTTAAAACCAATCGCCTTAATAGTTTTACTGGACATACATCACGGAATCATAAAAAACACAATCTTAGAGATTTTTTGTCACCAGTCAGGGTTGTTAGAGATTTTCAGTCTAATGACCCAGACCAGCCATATAATGATCCTGAAGCTGGTGTTTCATTGACATGTAATCCTCGATTAgattccacagaaaaacatgaaCCCGATTGTGTACACAATGTAGACTCTAAAATACTTGAGCACAGATTAGCTTCCCTTTTTCTTCGCATGCAATGCCTGCTACATGTGTCAAAACATGCAATACAAGAAATTATAGATGAATTTAGTTATATTTTGTCCCAATCCAAATTTCATACAACTGAAATTCTCAAGGAGGTATTTGCGAAACATAATATTGAAGTTGAGGAAGAAGTTATTCAAGAGATAAGTAACACTGTGTTAGAAAAAAATCCAGTACTTGTTACCACATCAGAAAAAGGTACATTATCAACAGATTATAGGAGAAACAAGTATTTCAGGGAGCATTTCTCCATCATTGAACCAACTGAGTTACTGTATGACCGGACTTCAAGAAAATACTTTGTTTATGTTTCTGTGAATCAGGTTATTGAGCTTTTATTCAATAGAGCAGAGTTTCttgaaaaaattgttttcagTGAAGAGTCTATTCCAGG GGTAAATAAACCAAAGGTAATTTCTAAGGCAAATGTTGAAAAGGGCACTATTGGTGGCAATGGCCACGAAAATTGGTCTTTATTACGATTCCTCCCTCTTCTCATCGGAAAGAGTGTGCCAGAACAAGAACCTGCATGGGAAATACTGATGGACCTCAAAGAAATAGTCGAAATAGTTGTCTCACCTGTTTTTTCAGAGGAAATATTGCATTACTTGGAGATCAAGTTGTCTGATCACAGAAGCCTGCTCACAGACACTTTTCCTGATTTTAGCCTGCGCCCAAAGCACCACTTTGCTGACCATTATCCTTACCTTCTACGCTGTTTTGGCCCATTGGTGGAATTATGGACGATGAGATTTGAATCAAAACACAGCTTCTTCAAGAAGACTATGCATGATGttcaaaactttaaaaatgtactcctCACGCTGTCAGTAAAACACCAACAGATGATGGCATGCCAGTTTGATAGCCAGAGTCTTTTCAAGCCAATGTTACATGTGGAGAAAGTAACTGACATCAAAATATCTTCTTTGGATGCTGACTTGCACACAGTGATTCAGAGAAAGTATCCACATCTTGAAACTGTGTCCCTTTCTAAAGACATTTATTTTCATGGGACCCGATATGTCGAGGGTATGATTCTGTCATCTGGACACTGCAGTGGTCTGCCAGAATTCTACAAAATCGTGACCATAGTGGTTGACCCTGAAAAagtagcctttgttggcaaaaagctCACATCTTGGTACCTTGAACATTTTAGGTCTTATGAGCTTGTGGAGAGCATCTATGCAGACATTGAAATTTTTGATCCTCAGGCTCTCAACGACTATCACCCATTGGTTGCGTACACAGTGGGAGGGAAGGTGCTGGTGACTCCAAAAGTGTGCCTGCTCCATTGA